The sequence ACTGATCATGTTTTCACCACTTACTGACTTGAACgtgctttcttcttctctgaacAACATGTATTCTAGGAAAGAGCTAAAAATCATTTCCCCAGGGAAGCACATCACTTGGTTCCTTTTATCAAGAGCATGACccaggaaaggaggaggaagtgcTGTTTAAGCTGTAGAGACTCTGGGCTAAGCCCTGTGTCCAACAACCGCAGAAACTCACTGGTGCCAGCTTTTAACCTAGTAGTGTGTGAAATCCACTTAGCCAAGTAAtcttgaaaataactttatgGCTCATTGCAGAAAGCTCCGTGTGATGGATTTCAGCCTAAGGATGTCCTGCAGACATACTGAAAGAGGCCACCCCAATGGCACCACTAGCAGGGCTACACTGGTCTTTcattaaataaacacaaaagccATGAGGATTCCACAAGCAGTGTCTTGGTCTTCCTCAAAACAGAGCTCAGGGCAGAGCCTgtgggtgctgccagcagcgGGGAGTGGTGTGCCTGTCCACGGGGTCCCGGGGTAAGGGTAGGATATTCTGGTTCTATGAAATGAGCTCTGGCCTTTAAGTGACACAGGCAGTCTGATACCAGACTACAGACCTCCAATGAATCCAGCTTGGATGGGACTTCTCGGCGTGAACAGAATGGCACCAAACTTGAGTTCACAAGGCTCACAAATTACAGCTGGCTTCTCCTGTGCTGACTGCACATAACGACAGAATTAGCATTTAACTGATTGTACACACACCAAAGGAACTAGAAATTCCCAGTAAGCGTTATCAGGGAGGCgtaatttctttctaatactAAGAGTTTCATTAGTCTCATAACAGTGCTTCTAGATCAGCAGAGTGAAAATAGAAGGAAGATTTGGAAACTAAGATCTTGTAGAAACCATGTGTGGTTATACAGGTCAGGCTGCTTGTGTAAAAATTGAACATTTTCCAGAGCATGTAATGGTAGGAAAATAAGTGATTTTAGTATCTAAATATGGAAATTAAGAGTGTGGAGGGGAAAGTTGTTTAGtcaaaggaagagcagagagatatgaagaaaaaagctgtgGTTCAGTTCTTTCACTGCTTCAGTTCATCTTTGAGTTCTTTACCTCTTTCTGTTCTTGACAATTACAGCTCTGCCATCACTCAGCAACTGTGATCTTACTGTGTTTTAGGCCATCTTATCCACGTTGTTTTTCAGTGTAAGATGTCCCCAGTGCTGGGACCTGCTCTTACCCCAGCATCTGGGGTATACGAGGGCTATAGACAGACTACACCAACATTCTGTGCTGATTGGAAAGGCAAATTACTATTgtagtaaatgaaataaaatgattcttGAGTGATTACACGTTAAAATACTCCTTGGTACACCGGTCAGCGCTGGATTACAAACCTCCTGGTTTTACGTGACGGACTTAATGGACACTGCTAGAAAAAAGATATCTCAGGCTCTCCCTAGTGCAGGTATATTCTAACTACTAATGATTTGCATCTGAGCATGCAATTTCAACAGGAGAAAAGCTTTAGCTGAGATTACGGTACAGGGATAGATTAATGATTTTAATACTGATTAATAGcggaaaagaaaaagtgagtgTGGCAAGACAAATTGATGCATCTGACACTAATTGCTAGAGTGTGGTTTCTAAGACAGAAGCTTCCACATACAACATTTGTAACTCTGACAGCTAATTATGCCTAGATATATCACTAAGTCCCTCATGATTACACAGAATAATTTTTGGCGttataacttaaaaatattacaaaaactgtgtcattttttcccctctttcacATACCTATGAGCCTAAGCCCCAGACTTCCGAAAACAGATCTTTCAGTACATAAGATGAAAACACCACAGCCGGCaagtttaaaatacttcagtggaGCAACTAGAGCTTTACAAAGGAGAAGGATCTTTGCTATATCTTTGCCTGCATCACATGCAGTCTGTGCAGCAACACTGAGAGAGCCTGTCTTTCAATGTGATAGCACTGAATGTCTGTTTCTAGAGAAAGCATTCTTTCATCAGTTTTCTcaagcaaaccaaaaaagcTCCTTTAATGTGGACTGTGCAGCCTGCTTTTTAAATCAAAcgaaaaaatgaaatcaaaacttCTTGCTGTATCTCCTTTACCTTTTTTTACCTCTGTATGTTTCCAAACTTGGACTGATTCATACAACCTCTTCTGCGTACACAGatttccagttctttttcttcaaagcatcTAAGATAATCAGCTCACACTACAGAATAATTTGAGTAGTCAGAACAGTTTTGTGGTGAAATTACTCttgataattaaaaagaaaaagctacatAGAACCaaccactgaaaacagaaatgacagtACTCTTTCCTCCACTGCCCACAAACCCATCCTCATTCCCATGACTCACCGTAACAGACCCCTCAAAAAGCACAATATGAATAGGCGATACTAAATTTGCACATCTTTAAGCTTTCTCAGACCTCCTACACAAGATTCTCCTCCTTAAACAGGTTTAAGTATGTCACAGCTTCTGCAAAGCTCCATACTCAGCTGAGGTATATGAAAGTGGTGGCATTTTCCTCATAGCTGCACCAACCTCTTGGCCCCTTGCTCTGTCTTCTTACACATAAGGAATGGAACTGTTAATATTGCCTATAGTTCACGAATGCTCACTGTGTTCAGGCAATCCCCTGCAGAcggaaacaacaaaacaagaaacccTGAATGTCACTACGGATATCTGCAAACTGCTCCCTGCACTCTTCATGTGCTGTCCACGCTCCTGATATTATTTCTACAACTCCAGAAACTAGATGGGACAGCTAAGGTTCTGCACAGGACTGACCTGCTTCAGATGGGCATCAATTTAACAGATGCTTTCTGATTTCTGGTTTTCacttaatttctctttaaatctTCCCTCCATAGGAAAAGCAATCAAGTTACGAGTATAATTTTAGTAATAAAGTTGTAGGTATGTAAGAATGTCTATGTAAGGACTACTTTTCCCTGTAAGTTATTTTATACTGGTAGCATAACCACAATTAcaaaattaagattttcttACAGCATGGAGCTAGAATTGGTTGCCACAGATAAAaaagagcaaggaagaaaacaaacagaaatgaaacacacCATGTATTGAAAAGGACATGACTAAAATTATGGTCTTCTGAACTGAATTGTCCTGGCACACAACGCGTTTATTCTGAAATGTCCAGAGAAATTAAGaggcttttattttgtctgttgaAAGACTGTTTGAAGCAattgctttttccccttcttggTGACTTCAATTCGTTTTCATTGTTCACAAAATAAAGAGACAGGCACACTATATCTAAGGGCTCTAGAAGACCAGGGAATGCTACAACAGCAAACAATACACTTGATAATGTCTCTGCATATGGCAAAAAAGAGTGACCAACTGATGCATTTGATAAATTCATGTCTGTTTCGACGGACAAAAGTGACTTTCTATAATTCATTAAGTCAAATATACACAATAATAAAGAACACAAATGCTGATAAAGTATCCATCTTTTGGTGACCCTGGTTTGGACATTTATTCaaaggaagcacagaaacagggaagaaattTGCAAGCGCCATGCACTTGACACACCCAGGAAGTCTTATGGCTGACTTTGACTTgacaaaggaacagaaatatgGGATAAAAATCTCTGTTCAACAACACTGCTGTTTCATTATTTGAGCTCATACTCCCACAAGGCAACCACAAGAATCCAGAACGAAGCAGTATTTGAGATACAAAAGTAAACGAATTAAAAGGTCTGACAGTTCCCGCTACGGACAAAATCAGACTTGGCAGTTCTGAGAAACAGCATCAGTCATTCTGCCTCGAGTCGAGGTAAGACAGGAAGAATAAGATTTCCAAATGCAGAGTCTTGAGTTATGAAGTATCCTGAGGAATGTGCGTGTGCAtgctggaaaaaaggaaaatatttgttaaagcATAACTCCCTGCAGCACTAATATGATTCAAGACTTTATAGATTCTGCAGCATTAACTACGTTTTTCTTCCAGTCTGCTCTTCAGCCCTGATACCCAAAttcaaaaacagtattttagatCAGACACATCTGAACAGGGCCCATCAGGGGTATGAATTTGCACATTCCCTGCTGTGCCCTTTTTGGAAAATCCCACAGAGGTGAGGACATTGGTAAGTGAACTGCTGAACATTCTCCTCCGAGACCCCACGCTTCCACTCCCATCCATAACCAACTTACAGGTCTTGGTACAGATGCCGCATATGACTCTATGCCAGAAGTGTGCATCAGTAGTGTCACACACGCTGAGGCTACACATACAAATGCTGTGTGAGCAGACACATCCTGCAACACCAGCCTTCTGCTCACATGATGTATATATATGCTTGCACACTATTATTTCCCTCTGATCATCGCTCACAAGGCTGTATTTGGGatactgtgctcagttttgggtTCTCCAGTGTGAGACACAAGCTGGAGGGAGTGCAACAGAGAGCCAAAGAGCTGGCTGAGTGCTGGAGCTCTCAACATCCAAGGGGAAGATGAGGGAACTGAGCTTATGTAgtcagaagagaaggctgagagaagATCTTAGGCTCTTTTCAGTTACCTGGTGAGGGGTATAGAGAAGACAGCTAGACTTGGAGGCAAGAAAGACAGTGAGAAGCGTGACTAGTATGACTAGTTCTCCCTACAATTCATGAGACATTTGTAAATCCGGTGAAACTGACTCCCGACAGAGATGTACAGAACATCTATGATTATACTACAGGTTACATTCCCAAACTATATCAAGAGAGAAACAGCTGATAGATTTAAACCTGTTTCATAACAGAAGGTGAAACTTCACTCGTGACAAATGTATGAAACCTAACctctaaaagtgttttttcattctctctagGTGAGAGAAAGCAGGACTGCTCTCTGAAAGGATGAGCATCTAAAACACAGCCAAGCTGGACTGAAGCTGACTGTATCAGCTTACCTGCAGTGCAGCCTTCTGCTGTGCTGCGATGTGCTGTTGCTCAGCATGATCACGGAAATCCTTGTTTAGTGGTGATCTTGCAAGTGCAATGCTGCAAAAAAGAACAAGATGGTACGATACATACCCTCAGATAAAATTGTCCTTACCGTTCTAGACATAGGTTCCATGACTTCTGCAGCTCAGGATTTACTTGGCGTATGGCCGGACATCTTTAACTATTGTTTGGGAAACTGTTATTTGTTAACAtaagggagaaagggaaaatggagTGATCACAGCTATATCATTTGACCTAGCAGAAACAACTGATGCCAAGCTAATCCTGTAAGGCTTACAGTTCTGAATTCTGTTGTGGATTTCGCCCATGGGTCGagtcccactgaagtcagtggaaccAGTGGGGTACAACCTTTGACGATgtcagtaatttttaaaactacagcTTTGTGTTTTCACCATTACTCAGTCACTCAGTGACTGTTCTAGTAACTGTGACAAACAGAAGCACTAACAAGAGCTCTGCAGTCTTCAGTATAAAACCAGTTCTTCAGCAGGTGGGCAGCAGATTACTGCTTGTGGTAAAAAAAAGCTTCCTATCGACATAACTGAAATAATGATCCCCCCATGATAGCTTATGATACCTGCAATTGATTTTGCTTATGTATCCCAGTGCAGTGTACATTAAGTTTCAAATTAAAGTTTcaaagtatgttttcttttcttttggatcTTAAGACTTGTTCACCTTGCTAAACAAAACGAAGAAATTAAAAGGAGACTCTCCTCCCCGCCCACTAATTAACATGAGCAGTCATCCTCCAGATAGAAATCAGTGTGGACTGCCATCAGAGCTGCACTGCAAGCAGTTGACACCTACCTCTCAAATTGCTTCTGGAGACTGGTGCTAGAAGTTCAGCTCTGCTTACTCGTAGAGACAAAAGTAGGATGTACAAGGGATCCAAGGAAACTCATCAGCTGATTTTTCCTAGCAGCTCCAATGTCAACAGCTGATTTACTAAATCAGTTTTCCAAAATCAGCCAGGCTTATGAAAAGACCTTTAGCTAAACCTAGACTTAAATGCATAATGAAAGCTAAGTAGTAATCCTCTAAACATATTTTGTGACAAATACTAAGATAGGCATCTGCTGGAGAAAGGTACTAACTTTATATAAAATGTAagattttcagtcattttgaaGGTATTTAATTCTGTATCCTCTAACTTTTCAATATGATTTTTGTAGATAATCTTAAGACCTCATCACAAACTGACACTTTTCAAGAAACGTTTTCTGGTTTTAGATAGAGGATTCCCATATACTAGGGCTAGAGACCAGTAACTCATTCACCCTTATACAGACTGTGCCACTACTGTGCTTTACGTACATCAAGTGTTTCTCTGCCAAATTTACAGAAATTCCACGGTCTTATTTCTGACGACTGTGTGGCTTAAAGCCCACAGCACAAGATCCCTGCCATAGAATCGTCAGTTGCTCAAATCCATGCATCAGCCCAACATGGCAAAGCAGAGAGTCTGACTGCTAGTTTGTCCCCCCTTGAAATTCTAGTTTCTAATTCCACTCACTAGCATATACTTTAtgtaattaaggaaaaaagaaaccaaacaagcACTTATTGAAACTCTGCTGGACTTGCAATTACATGTGGAAATGCTGTTGGAAATGCCAGGACTCAGCGGCTGTACATATTGGTATGACTATTTCTACTTCCTCTCTAATCGGTAGCTGTGCCTGAGTGGTACCTG comes from Cygnus atratus isolate AKBS03 ecotype Queensland, Australia chromosome Z, CAtr_DNAZoo_HiC_assembly, whole genome shotgun sequence and encodes:
- the INIP gene encoding SOSS complex subunit C isoform X2; this translates as MAANPSGQGFQNKNRVAILAELDKEKRKLLMQNQSSTNHPGASIALARSPLNKDFRDHAEQQHIAAQQKAALQHAHAHSSGYFITQDSAFGNLILPVLPRLEAE
- the INIP gene encoding SOSS complex subunit C isoform X1, with the translated sequence MVTHQHCISKIVEGFQNKNRVAILAELDKEKRKLLMQNQSSTNHPGASIALARSPLNKDFRDHAEQQHIAAQQKAALQHAHAHSSGYFITQDSAFGNLILPVLPRLEAE